A genomic segment from Ignisphaera cupida encodes:
- a CDS encoding translation initiation factor IF-5A — protein sequence MSVDYAELGDLKEGSYVVIDGEPCRVVEISRAKTGKHGSAKVHLVAISIFTGARKTLVGPADQRVEVPIIDKRIGQVVAVLADKVQVMDTETFETFEVDMPTDEGVRSKIAPGVEVEYWSAMGRRFIVRVR from the coding sequence ATGAGCGTAGACTATGCAGAGCTTGGAGATTTAAAAGAGGGTAGTTACGTGGTTATAGATGGAGAGCCTTGTAGAGTAGTAGAAATTTCAAGAGCTAAGACAGGTAAGCATGGTAGTGCAAAGGTTCATTTGGTAGCGATAAGCATATTTACGGGTGCTAGAAAAACTCTTGTAGGCCCGGCTGATCAAAGAGTTGAAGTGCCAATAATAGATAAGAGAATTGGGCAAGTTGTAGCTGTTCTAGCTGATAAAGTACAGGTGATGGATACAGAAACGTTTGAAACTTTTGAAGTCGACATGCCAACAGATGAAGGAGTAAGATCTAAGATAGCTCCAGGAGTTGAGGTTGAGTATTGGAGTGCCATGGGAAGAAGATTTATAGTCAGGGTTAGGTAA
- a CDS encoding transcription factor S: MFCPKCGTLLVFDKVKRVYRCPKCGYEASNLGNRIVMSKAILHNEKEKLTVVDSSQVSAPPTATLVKGHVRCPKCGNEEVYAWQMQTRAADEPPTTFYKCTKCGHTWREY, encoded by the coding sequence GTGTTTTGCCCAAAATGCGGAACTCTACTTGTGTTTGACAAGGTTAAGAGAGTATATAGATGCCCAAAATGTGGTTACGAAGCTAGCAATTTAGGAAATAGAATCGTTATGTCAAAAGCCATATTACATAATGAGAAAGAGAAACTAACAGTTGTTGATTCATCTCAAGTTTCAGCACCTCCAACAGCAACACTTGTAAAAGGACATGTAAGATGTCCAAAATGTGGCAATGAAGAAGTATATGCATGGCAAATGCAAACAAGAGCAGCTGATGAACCACCAACAACATTTTATAAATGCACTAAATGCGGTCACACCTGGAGAGAATACTAG